One segment of Asterias rubens chromosome 2, eAstRub1.3, whole genome shotgun sequence DNA contains the following:
- the LOC117304156 gene encoding RNA exonuclease 4-like: MEKKKLPASSAVNHPSKKKLKVDSTKAPMSQSKPNSSKEKSLNKSSKKQKPNSKENVWWFTQKAKKQEKKNAGTTETSKTVTNANASQKSSKTELKAIKKKALQVKKKRQRKNRLLKKKLKSGGNTEDVMFKDSVDSELPTSVSLQKSGRSKQKRKKAKKFKGVKTAKDGGQIAPRLKEAQVNGESTEEDSTKNEKDSSKGGPVEAKPASTKAPDKVNKGEVSSNWKALLPMVEKSRNERQIYKKKTKSGGEIKEYQHSNPDIWFDDVDPSLIRANENEGADIDEDDVQSETGHNPLLRKDAKDGATKCLAIDCEMVGTGPKGCKSILARVSIVNQYGFCVCDKYITPQEPVTDYRTFVSGIRPQDLKTKGESFEVVQKEVADLLKGRIVVGHALSNDFKVLYFNQPRRLVRDTSTYQPFKDLFKSKRPGLKKLTELVLKVKVQKGEHNSVEDAQAAMKLYMLHRKQWEKSIREKKISSTGVSSNKTHKLGKTTPI, encoded by the exons atggagaaaaaaaaattaccagcgAGCAGTGCTGTTAACCACCCATCAAAGAAGAAACTAAAAGTAGACTCCACAAAAGCTCCAATGTCTCAATCGAAACCTAACTCATCCAAAGAAAAGTCACTGAATAAGTCCAGCAAAAAGCAGAAACCAAACTCCAAAGAAAATGTCTGGTGGTTTACTCAAAAGGCGAAAAAACAAGAGAAGAAAAATGCTGGCACAACAGAAACGAGCAAGACTGTAACCAATGCAAATGCATCCCAAAAAAGTAGCAAAACTGAATTGAAGGCAATTAAGAAGAAAGCTCTACAAGTGAAGAAGAAACGACAACGGAAAAACAGGTTACTGAAGAAGAAACTGAAGTCAGGTGGGAACACAGAGGATGTGATGTTCAAGGATTCAGTTGATTCTGAATTACCGACCAGTGTGAGTCTTCAGAAGAGTGGTAGATcgaaacaaaaaagaaagaaagcaaAGAAGTTCAAGGGTGTTAAAACAGCTAAAGATGGTGGCCAAATAGCCCCCAGACTGAAGGAGGCCCAAGTGAATGGTGAGAGCACAGAGGAGGACAGTACTAAAAACGAAAAGGACTCCAGTAAGGGGGGTCCAGTTGAGGCTAAGCCTGCTAGTACCAAGGCTCCAGACAAAGTTAATAAAGGAGAAGTGTCATCCAACTGGAAGGCTTTGTTGCCA ATGGTTGAAAAGTCGAGGAATGAGCGCCAGatatacaagaaaaaaaccaagaGTGGCGGAGAGATCAAGGAATATCAGCATAG TAACCCAGACATCTGGTTTGATGACGTCGACCCTTCACTGATCAGAGCCAATGAGAATGAAGGAGCAGACATTGATGAGGATGACGTCCAATCAGAGACGGGCCACAATCCACTGCTGAGAAAGGATGCAAAGGATGG tGCGACTAAGTGCCTCGCCATTGATTGTGAGATGGTGGGCACCGGTCCCAAAGGATGTAAGAGTATATTGGCTCGAGTTTCCATCGTCAATCAGTATGGTTTCTGTGTATGCGATAAGTACATCACCCCACAGGAACCAGTGACAGACTACAGGACGTTTGTGAGCGGTATCCGGCCACAGGACCTCAAAACAAAGG GGGAAAGTTTTGAGGTGGTCCAGAAGGAGGTGGCGGATCTGCTGAAGGGGCGAATTGTCGTTGGGCATGCACTCTCAAATGATTTCAAG GTCTTGTACTTCAACCAGCCCCGACGTCTTGTCAGAGATACATCCACTTATCAACCGTTCAAAGATCTATTCAAG aGTAAAAGACCAGGTTTGAAGAAGCTGACAGAGCTGGTTTTAAAGGTGAAAGTACAGAAAGGTGAACATAACTCG